A stretch of the Aegilops tauschii subsp. strangulata cultivar AL8/78 chromosome 4, Aet v6.0, whole genome shotgun sequence genome encodes the following:
- the LOC120963209 gene encoding uncharacterized protein translates to MAVPYYAYLKMKMSVPKGLITITGDYRKSLECARDGTKLAESLVIAEEQRQLDRIVALAGEASAASIPIPDPADESSGQVERANGLILSGVKPRLVEPLIRSPGSWLDELPAVL, encoded by the exons atggcggttccCTACTACgcgtacctgaagatgaagatgtcggTTCCCAAGGGCCTCATCACCATCACCGGCGATTACCGCAAGTCCCTGGAGTGCGCCCGAGACGGCACCAAGTTGGCCGAGTCGCTGGTCATTGCCGAGGAGCAGCGCCAGCTCGACCGGATCGTCGCCCTGGCAGGCGAGGCCTCCGCCGCGTCGATCCCGATCCCGGACCCGGCCGACGAG TCCAGCGGGCAGGTCGAGCGGGCCAATGGACTCATCCTGTCCGGCGTCAAGCCGCGACTCGTCGAGCCACTCATCCGCTCACCCGGCAGCTGGCTTGACGAGTTGCCAGCCGTTCTCTAG